The genomic region CGACGCTCGCGACGGCCGCGATGAGCAGGTCCCACGAGAGCGACGACACCGCAGGACCCCCGGCGGACAGGTCGGCGAGGAAGTCGCGGCCCTCCATGACGACGCGGATGTTCGCCGACCACGTCAGCACGAGGCCGGCCGCCGCGAGCACCAGGTAGACGACGGCGAGGCGCGTGGGGCGCCGGCGTGCGGGACGCGTGCTCATGGGGACCCCTTCTCGTGGATGTGGCCAGGCTAGG from Clavibacter michiganensis subsp. insidiosus harbors:
- a CDS encoding DUF2834 domain-containing protein gives rise to the protein MSTRPARRRPTRLAVVYLVLAAAGLVLTWSANIRVVMEGRDFLADLSAGGPAVSSLSWDLLIAAVASVVFIIVEGRRLRMRRVWIYVLLAPLVAFAVALPVFLAAREMHLGAPDRTEPTPGA